Proteins co-encoded in one Gadus morhua chromosome 6, gadMor3.0, whole genome shotgun sequence genomic window:
- the LOC115545501 gene encoding protein asteroid homolog 1 — protein MGVQGLSSLLKDNRRISPDFHFRDSKLVVDGKNLLYHLYYSSNLDQNHGGEYLAFQAEVQAFFKTLSDCGIKPYVVMDGGKGTSDIKLDTIRDQSREIIQKTHEAALTGKKMYILPPLTKHVFRQTLNDLKVPLVKCFKEDDGRLAALAKEWCCPVLSTDSDFYIFDLPGGLLHLEHFEWRLVETRRGIPCRRYTTSNFCSFYLINPQLLPVFASLAGNEYFNFRDVRWDKYIPAGNPRMNFRAATLLGLLSWLRARTDRTTEDTLTAVMKLMPSKSQQERTEARKMLRKSMLEYELPSSSLRGFFSEGTVPPLPAEMLRCVPDWVCAQVARGELNGDVLGLLVYRRIKLRTQVERSDLQSSNLTSKHIRQVWYGLLLGQRGGEVEEGDRDGLELASFQERPLVQGAAQTLRLDSLPQADPAVRLRVCLETLGVEEETLEGVPAHLRLPVAVTRYWLMRASPEPTVLKALLMVMVQGELTRLTGGTTGWQGDTDHLSEPLDCVVAHSFNQWQACLKDASQLNLLLCKPLPKPHFAWLYQGRLVHRLQKELQEREPEDIVQDDQFRRLYWRLLGAVTQPDPGANRRAGGPEGQHGAPSPQHPG, from the exons ATGGGGGTACAGGGCTTATCTTCACTCCTGAAGGACAACAGAAGGATCTCCCCGGACTTCCACTTCAGGGACAGCAAGCTGGTGGTGGATGGAAAAAATCTGCTCTACCACCTCTACTACTCGTCCAACCTGGACCAGAACCACGGCGGGGAGTACCTGGCCTTCCAGGCAGAGGTCCAGGCTTTCTTCAAGACTCTGTCCGACTGTGGAATCAAACCATACGTGGTGATGGACGGAGGCAAGGGCACCAGCGACATCAAACTGGACACCATCCGGGACCAGTCCAGAGAGATTATCCAGAAGACCCATGAGGCCGCTCTGACGGGCAAGAAGATGtacatcctcccccccctcaccaagcACGTTTTCCGACAGACGCTGAACGACCTGAAGGTACCGCTGGTCAAGTGCTTCAAAGAGGACGACGGCCGGCTGGCTGCCCTGGCCAAAGAGTGGTGCTGCCCGGTTCTGTCCACAGACAGCGACTTCTACATCTTTGACCTTCCTGGGGGGCTTCTGCACCTGGAGCACTTCGAGTGGCGCCTAGTGGAGACGCGTCGTGGCATCCCATGCAGGCGATACACCACGTCCAACTTCTGCTCCTTCTACCTCATCAACCCCCAGCTGCTGCCCGTCTTCGCCTCGCTGGCTGGGAACGAATACTTCAACTTCAGAGATGTTAGGTGGGACAAATACATTCCAGCGGGAAATCCCAGAATGAACTTCAGAGCTGCTACCCTGCTGGGCCTCCTGAGTTGGCTTAGAGCCAGGACAGACCGGACGACAGAAGACACCCTGACAGCAGTGATGAAACTCATGCCCAGCAAGAGTCAACAGGAGCGGACGGAGGCGCGGAAGATGCTGaggaagtccatgctggagtaCGAGCTCCCCAGCTCCTCTCTGCGGGGGTTCTTCAGTGAGGGAACCGTTCCACCGCTGCCCGCTGAGATGTTGCGCTGCGTCCCCGACTGGGTCTGCGCGCAAGTGGCCAGAGGAGAGCTGAACGGGGACGTGTTGGGCCTGCTTGTGTACAGGCGGATCAAACTGCGAACCCAGGTGGAACGCAGCGACCTACAGAGCTCCAACCTCACCTCGAAGCACATCCGGCAGGTGTGGTACGGGCTGCTGCTGGgccagagggggggtgaggtggaggagggggaccgGGACGGTCTGGAGCTCGCCAGTTTCCAGGAGCGACCGCTGGTCCAAGGAGCCGCTCAGACGCTGAGGCTGGACTCTCTGCCCCAG GCAGACCCCGCTGTGAGGCTGCGGGTGTGTCTGGAGACGCTGGGCGTGGAGGAAGAGACGCTGGAGGGAGTTCCAGCTCACCTGCGCCTCCCAGTGGCTGTGACCCGCTACTGGCTGATGAGGGCCAGCCCCGAGCCGACAGTCCTCAAAGCTCTGCTGATGGTCATGGTCCAAGGAGAACTGACCCGACTGACAGGAGGGACAACAG gctggcAGGGAGATACCGACCACCTCTCTGAGCCTCTGGATTGTGTCGTGGCTCACAGCTTCAACCAATGGCAGGCCTGCCTGAAGGACGCCTCCCAGCTCAACCTGCTGCTCTGCAAGCCCCTTCCTAAACCCCACTTCGCCTG GTTGTACCAGGGCAGGCTGGTGCACCGGCTGCAGAAGGAGCTCCaggagagggagccagaggACATCGTACAGGACGACCAGTTCAGGAGACTGTACTGGAGGCTCCTGGGAGCAGTGACCCAGCCAGACCCCGGGGCCaacaggagagctggggggccTGAGGGCCAGCATGGAGCCCCTTCACCTCAACAcccaggatga